From the genome of Epinephelus lanceolatus isolate andai-2023 chromosome 23, ASM4190304v1, whole genome shotgun sequence, one region includes:
- the drd4-rs gene encoding dopamine receptor D4 related sequence encodes MDNVTAGSPPGETHLKNYNYLALVLGVPLILVIILGNVLVCLSVLTEQSLKTATNYFIISLAAADLLLALLVLPLYVYSEFLGGIWTLSTALCDALMTMDVMLCTASILNLCAISVDRYIAVVVPLKYNRNQFSVRQLALIAATWVLSLSVASPVIFGLNQVAGRNPSVCKLEDKRFVVYSSICSFFVPCPVMLLLYYGMFRGLRRWSSRSRSQGGRGSHPALSVRLHLALRRVKVTRSREKVVYVTSVGLSPTSPSSVSMTNPVSEEQQDGVPAAPESDPMTTQMDSVSDGEPTERRENDLTKKKRGRQNSKSSRVSVRERKAMKVLPVVVGVFLACWTPFFVVHVTKVLCHSCDIGPTLISVVTWLGYVNSAINPIIYTAFNAEFRTVFHKLLCCRT; translated from the exons ATGGACAATGTGACAGCTGGCAGCCCGCCAGGTGAGACGCACctgaagaactacaactatctGGCCCTGGTCCTCGGCGTGCCCCTGATCCTGGTCATCATCCTGGGCAACGTCCTAGTGTGTCTGAGCGTGCTCACTGAGCAATCCTTAAAAACCGCGACCAACTACTTCATCATCAGCCTGGCGGCCGCTGACCTGCTGCTGGCGCTGCTGGTGCTGCCGCTCTATGTCTACTCTGAG tTTCTGGGCGGCATCTGGACGTTAAGCACCGCCCTCTGTGACGCTCTGATGACCATGGATGTGATGCTGTGCACCGCCTCCATCCTCAACCTGTGTGCCATCAGTGTGGACAG gtaCATCGCTGTAGTTGTTCCTCTGAAGTATAACAGAAACCAGTTCAGCGTCCGTCAGTTGGCGCTCATTGCAGCGACCTGGGTGCTGTCTCTCAGCGTGGCAAGCCCGGTGATCTTCGGTCTGAACCAGGTGGCGGGTCGCAATCCGAGCGTGTGCAAACTGGAGGACAAGCGGTTCGTGGTGTACTCGTCCATCTGCTCCTTCTTCGTGCCATGTCCCGTTATGCTCCTGTTGTATTATGGGATGTTTCGAGGCCTGCGGCGGTGGAGCAGTCGGAGCCGCTCTCAGGGTGGGCGGGGCAGTCATCCTGCTCTGTCTGTACGCCTCCACCTGGCTCTACGGCGAGTGAAGGTGACCAGGAGCCGAGAGAAGGTTGTGTATGTCACATCAGTCGGGCTCAGTCCCACCTCTCCGTCCAGTGTCTCCATGACAAACCCAGTGTCGGAGGAGCAGCAGGACGGAGTGCCGGCGGCGCCGGAGAGCGACCCGATGACAACGCAGATGGACAGCGTGTCGGATGGCGAGCCCACAGAGAGGCGGGAGAATGACctgacaaagaaaaagagaggaagacaaAACAGTAAGAGCAGCAGAGTCAGCGTGAGAGAGCGGAAAGCCATGAAGGTGCTTCCTGTCGTCGTTG GTGTTTTTCTGGCCTGTTGGACGCCGTTCTTCGTTGTCCACGTCACCAAGGTGTTATGTCACTCCTGTGACATCGGCCCCACCCTCATCTCCGTGGTAACGTGGCTCGGCTATGTCAACAGTGCCATCAACCCAATCATCTACACAGCCTTCAACGCTGAGTTCAGGACTGTCTTTCACAAGCTGCTCTGCTGTAGGACGTAA